A genomic window from Astatotilapia calliptera chromosome 12, fAstCal1.2, whole genome shotgun sequence includes:
- the rab11fip1a gene encoding rab11 family-interacting protein 1 isoform X1: MSLADQSQQSYPTSVQVTVHQARNLRTKGKNGTNDSYAIIQVAKDKFSTSVAEKSVDPVWKEEASFDLPLFHPGNAERCMLYIIVMHRAQVGLDKFLGQTVINLLQLYDNKARKKTEWFKLVDKTGKEDKARGEVLLDIQFMRNNMSASMFDLSMQDKPRSRISKIKDKVRGKKKDGFSDSASAIVPSVSQVLTDSEGEADAQSLNQSPDEKKKSKLKKLFAPKSNLQRNISQSMSTLGTLPEKNSSLSGSRSSGLNVNSPDVKKKFKLGHKRTGSSDSKVSLGPFSLLGRSKQSNSDLNNLCINGSHVYTEETEPKSGSTLSLNSSGRGSVEDVRKHTSDLSADAFRSVSVPSTDRASQEQQHHQEEEERRQAEERRIAEAKRIEEEEKHRAQLKRLQEEEERRLQEEQERKRRFLEDEARRKKQMEEDERRKQEEQRKMMEAAENQRLEEERRRAEEQKRQEEASMSDRLSSLFGMIKKKEEKKEEVQLPTPARTLDAQDPNQPVSRHSTNPFEDITLSSDVSLSSNVSPTDHQKSSSKAQTPSAMVFLNRTAKVSAVKPRLAQSLEPEPADFQTPSQLSPSPANSESILSRVPSGSPDTFSSLHSSLAPRNSNQSPPSSPRGNTENLSSGSEGSSPTMADQNRRALLPPTYRNQTRGNLTPVREIQNPAYEEPEEPQPGKNSVPLPDYETLFPQRRHGVKGQPRWDNIIAEVNQKHKSAPALLGPEMSVDGPLEHTPSPRSSVSLETPNMRLSQAKPQETKPVSTKKAPAPTPPKPVTSPLPRSAADSSQKQSPSVSQQSSVTRSQPASPASVISDTSSRVTSGDGARKVLQPSPTPSPRTPSQMDLNTPPSSDQSKEQATMNKEAPTAKPRQRVSVNELTKEPQSAVNGNIPKVSNSSMSSTDKKLKDGFAEEDPFPSTQLLSRDPWTLQKENGDSLFTGDASRKEATPRDWGMTASDFDKVFGQEKTPDPFTSFNGSDLKKQSEYRKTDDESKLDRPAFQRKNSQKGKKSLPSTTPTQQIIPTATQGFRDIPLLLPNDGKTQSSFSEGEDLFGDRSFFQASEPLQVVMEEPEILSGGKETLRAMVSPSEVQPVSTQNSNGSGLAINSRRPHPVKPMSTSESQSVHAMKEIKVRDSTPAKIKMMDSVESGPYTQLTQEELITMVVKQQADLTKKDAKIVELEEYIDNLLVRVIEEKPSILYALNAAKPV, encoded by the exons ATGTCTCTGGCCGACCAGAGCCAGCAGTCGTATCCTACGAGTGTCCAGGTAACGGTGCACCAGGCTCGGAACCTGCGTACCAAGGGAAAGAATGGCACCAACGACTCCTACGCCATCATCCAAGTGGCCAAAGACAAGTTTTCTACCTCCGTGGCTGAGAAGTCTGTCGATCCGGTGTGGAAAGAAGAGGCTTCGTTCGACCTGCCGCTCTTCCACCCGGGAAACGCTGAGCGCTGTATGCTATATATCATAGTAATGCACCGTGCCCAAGTAGGGCTGGACAAGTTCCTGGGCCAAACTGTGATAAACCTGCTGCAGCTTTATGACAACAAGGCTCGCAAAAAGACAGA ATGGTTCAAGCTGGTGGACAAAACGGGAAAAGAGGACAAGGCACGAGGAGAAGTGCTGCTAGATATCCAGTTTATGAGAAACAATATGTCAGCCAGCATGTTTGAcctttccatgcaggacaaacCACGCTCTCGCATTTCCAAGATAAAGGACAAAGTGCGAGGGAAGAAAAAGGATGGTTTCTCCGACTCGGCCTCAGCGATTGTGCCCTCTGTCAGCCAGGTCCTCACAGACAGTGAGGGCGAGGCTGACGCGCAGTCACTTAACCAATCTCCAgatgagaaaaagaaatctaAGCTCAAAAAGCTCTTTGCCCCCAAATCAAACTTGCAGCGTAACATCTCACAGTCCATGTCCACACTGGGGACGCTGCCTGAGAAGAATTCATCTCTGAGTGGCAGCCGCTCATCTGGTCTCAATGTCAACTCTCCTGATG TTAAGAAGAAATTCAAATTGGGACACAAACGAACCGGCAGCTCTGACAGCAAGGTGtctttgggtcctttctccctGCTGGGCCGCTCCAAGCAGAGCAACAGTGACCTGAACAACCTGTGCATTAACGGCAGCCATGTGtacacagaggagacagaacCCAAGAGTGGATCTACTCTCAGTCTAAACAGCTCTGGTCGAGGCTCTGTGGAAGATGTCCGCAAACACACTTCTGATCTCTCTGCAGATGCTTTCAGGAGTGTATCTGTCCCATCAACAGACAGAGCATCACAAGAACAACAGCACCatcaagaggaggaggaaagaaggCAAGCAGAAGAAAGGCGCATAGCAGAAGCAAAGAGGattgaggaagaggagaaacacAGGGCACAGCTCAAGAGgctgcaggaggaagaggagcgtaGACTGCAAGAGgaacaggagaggaagagacGCTTCCTGGAGGATGAGGCCAGGAGGAAGAAACAGATGGAGGAGGACGAGAGGCGAAAGCAAGAAGAGCAACGCAAGATGATGGAAGCAGCAGAAAATCAGCGGCTTGAGGAGGAGCGTCGTCGAGCAGAGGAGCAGAAACGTCAGGAGGAGGCGTCCATGAGTGACAGACTGTCGTCCTTGTTCGGGATGatcaagaagaaggaggagaaaaaggaggaggTACAGCTGCCCACCCCAGCCCGTACTTTGGATGCGCAAGATCCCAATCAGCCTGTCTCCCGTCATTCCACCAACCCATTTGAGGACATCACCCTCAGCTCAGATGTTTCTCTAAGCAGCAACGTCAGCCCAACCGATCATCAGAAATCCAGCAGCAAGGCACAAACCCCCTCTGCCATGGTCTTCCTTAACCGCACCGCAAAAGTGTCTGCAGTCAAACCCAG ATTGGCTCAATCTTTGGAGCCTGAACCTGCTGACTTCCAAACCCCCAGTCAGCTGTCTCCTTCCCCAGCCAACTCTGAGTCCATCCTGTCCAGAGTCCCATCTGGGTCCCCTGATACTTTCTCCAGCCTCCACTCATCTTTAGCTCCAAGAAATAGCAATCAAAGCCCACCTAGTTCTCCCCGTGGCAACACAGAGAATTTGTCATCTGGATCTGAGGGGTCTTCACCCACCATGGCAGATCAGAACAGAAGGGCCCTCCTACCACCCACTTACAGGAACCAAACCAGAGGAAATCTTACTCCTGTCAGAGAGATTCAAAACCCGGCTTATGAAGAGCCAGAAGAACCGCAACCAGGCAAAAACTCTGTACCACTTCCAGATTATGAAACCCTCTTCCCTCAGAGGAGACACGGGGTGAAAGGGCAGCCTCGATGGGATAATATAATTGCTGAGGTCAATCAGAAACACAAGAGTGCACCTGCACTCTTGGGTCCTGAGATGAGTGTGGACGGTCCATTGGAGCATACACCAAGTCCTAGGTCTTCTGTTTCACTGGAGACTCCTAACATGAGGCTTTCCCAAGCTAAACCTCAGGAGACCAAACCTGTGTCAACAAAAAAAGCACCAGCCCCGACTCCTCCTAAACCAGTGACATCTCCACTTCCACGATCAGCAGCAGATTCCAGTCAGAAACAAAGCCCGAGTGTTTCTCAACAGTCTTCAGTGACACGTAGTCAACCTGCATCCCCAGCATCAGTAATATCGGACACTTCAAGCAGAGTTACGTCAGGAGATGGTGCAAGAAAGGTGCTGCAACCTTCACCCACACCTTCACCCAGAACACCAAGCCAGATGGACTTGAATACACCACCTTCAAGTGATCAAAGCAAAGAACAGGCCACCATGAACAAAGAAGCACCCACAGCTAAACCCAGACAAAGGGTCAGTGTCAACGAGCTAACAAAGGAACCACAATCTGCTGTGAACGGTAACATCCCAAAAGTATCTAATTCAAGTATGAGCAGCACGGACAAAAAGTTAAAAGACGGCTTTGCAGAGGAGGACCCATTCCCCAGTACTCAGCTTCTTTCCAGAGACCCATGGACGCTGCAGAAGGAAAACGGTGATTCACTTTTTACTGGCGATGCTAGTAGGAAGGAGGCGACACCTCGAGATTGGGGAATGACAGCAAGTGACTTTGATAAAGTTTTTGGTCAAGAAAAAACACCAGATCCTTTCACCAGTTTTAATGGCAGTGATCTGAAGAAACAGAGTGAATACAGGAAAACGGATGATGAGTCAAAACTAGACCGTCCTGCTTTCCAAAGAAAGAATtcacaaaaaggaaagaagagcCTTCCATCCACAACTCCCACACAGCAGATAATACCCACTGCCACTCAAGGTTTCAGAGATATCCCACTGCTGCTTCCCAATGATGggaaaacacagagcagtttcagtgaaggagaggatcTTTTTGGAGACCGATCTTTTTTTCAAGCTTCAGAGCCCCTTCAAGTAGTTATGGAGGAACCAGAAATCTTGTCTGGGGGGAAGGAAACTTTGCGAGCGATGGTGTCACCATCTGAGGTTCAGCCTGTCAGTACTCAGAATAGCAATGGAAGCGGGCTAGCGATAAATTCACGCAG GCCTCATCCCGTGAAGCCTATGAGCACATCAGAGAGCCAGAGCGTCCACGCTATGAAAGAGATAAAGGTCCGGGACAGCACACCAGCGAAGATAAAG atgATGGACTCTGTGGAAAGTGGACCGTACACTCAGCTGACTCAGGAGGAGCTGATCACAATGGTGGTGAAGCAGCAGGCTGACCTTACCAAGAAGGACGCCAAGATCGTTGAGCTTGAGGAATACATAGACAACCTGTTGGTCCGTGTCATTGAGGAGAAGCCGAGTATCCTGTATGCCCTCAATGCTGCCAAGCCAGTGTAA
- the prlhr2a gene encoding prolactin releasing hormone receptor 2a: MEVSGSGWVAELTPPCVTQAANGNDSGQVFEVALQNSSSKRSPQFVGVELLQSFKLLIIPCYTLVALVGVFGNYLLLYVICRTRKMHNVTNFFIGNLAFSDMLMCATCVPFTLAYAFNPHGWVFGRFMCYLVYLIQPVTVYVSVFTLTAIGVDRYYATVHPLKKRISVLACTYLLSGIWLLSCCLVAPAVAHTYHVEFKNEGFTICEEFWMGQERQRLAYAYSTLFITYVLPLSALCISYLCISVKLRNCVIPGHHTESQAEAQRVRKRKTFRLVSLVVAAFGICWMPISVFNVLRDIDIDLIDKQYFLLIQLLCHLCAMSSSCCNPFLYAWLHDRFRAELRKMFTCRRRIGISANNCATASVVL; this comes from the exons ATGGAGGTTTCGGGCAGTGGGTGGGTAGCTGAGCTCACCCCTCCGTGTGTGACACAAGCTGCAAATGGAAACGACTCTGGTCAGGTGTTTGAGGTGGCGCTGCAGAACAGCTCCTCCAAGCGCAGCCCCCAGTTTGTGGGCGTGGAGCTGCTGCAGTCCTTCAAGCTGCTTATCATTCCCTGCTACACCCTCGTGGCTCTGGTGGGCGTCTTTGGCAACTACCTGCTCCTCTATGTCATCTGCCGCACTCGCAAGATGCACAACGTCACCAACTTTTTCATTGGAAACCTGGCTTTCTCTGACATGCTGATGTGTGCTACGTGTGTCCCCTTCACGCTGGCCTATGCCTTCAACCCACATGGTTGGGTGTTTGGTCGCTTCATGTGCTACCTGGTGTACCTCATACAGCCGGTGACGGTGTACGTGTCAGTGTTCACCCTCACTGCCATTGGTGTAGACAG ATACTATGCCACGGTGCACCCTTTGAAAAAGCGGATCTCGGTCTTGGCGTGCACCTACCTCCTGTCTGGGATCTGGCTGTTGTCCTGTTGTCTGGTGGCCCCGGCTGTGGCTCACACCTACCACgtggaatttaaaaatgaagGCTTCACCATCTGTGAGGAGTTCTGGATGGGCCAGGAGAGGCAGCGGTTGGCCTACGCCTACAGCACTCTCTTCATCACCTATGTCCTGCCTCTGTCGGCCCTCTGCATCTCTTACCTGTGCATCTCCGTCAAACTGCGGAACTGCGTCATACCCGGCCACCACACAGAGAGCCAGGCAGAGGCTCAGCGCGTTCGCAAACGCAAGACCTTCCGTCTGGTGTCCCTGGTGGTGGCGGCATTTGGCATCTGCTGGATGCCCATCAGCGTGTTCAATGTCCTGCGTGACATTGACATCGATCTGATCGACAAGCAGTACTTTCTACTCATTCAGCTGCTTTGCCATCTGTGCGCAATGAGCTCATCCTGCTGTAACCCTTTCCTCTACGCCTGGCTGCACGACCGCTTTCGAGCTGAGCTTCGCAAAATGTTCACGTGCCGCCGTCGCATTGGCATCTCAGCCAACAACTGCGCCACAGCCAGTGTGGTATTGtga
- the rab11fip1a gene encoding rab11 family-interacting protein 1 isoform X2, whose translation MSLADQSQQSYPTSVQVTVHQARNLRTKGKNGTNDSYAIIQVAKDKFSTSVAEKSVDPVWKEEASFDLPLFHPGNAERCMLYIIVMHRAQVGLDKFLGQTVINLLQLYDNKARKKTEWFKLVDKTGKEDKARGEVLLDIQFMRNNMSASMFDLSMQDKPRSRISKIKDKVRGKKKDGFSDSASAIVPSVSQVLTDSEGEADAQSLNQSPDEKKKSKLKKLFAPKSNLQRNISQSMSTLGTLPEKNSSLSGSRSSGLNVNSPDVKKKFKLGHKRTGSSDSKVSLGPFSLLGRSKQSNSDLNNLCINGSHVYTEETEPKSGSTLSLNSSGRGSVEDVRKHTSDLSADAFRSVSVPSTDRASQEQQHHQEEEERRQAEERRIAEAKRIEEEEKHRAQLKRLQEEEERRLQEEQERKRRFLEDEARRKKQMEEDERRKQEEQRKMMEAAENQRLEEERRRAEEQKRQEEASMSDRLSSLFGMIKKKEEKKEEVQLPTPARTLDAQDPNQPVSRHSTNPFEDITLSSDVSLSSNVSPTDHQKSSSKAQTPSAMVFLNRTAKVSAVKPRPHPVKPMSTSESQSVHAMKEIKVRDSTPAKIKMMDSVESGPYTQLTQEELITMVVKQQADLTKKDAKIVELEEYIDNLLVRVIEEKPSILYALNAAKPV comes from the exons ATGTCTCTGGCCGACCAGAGCCAGCAGTCGTATCCTACGAGTGTCCAGGTAACGGTGCACCAGGCTCGGAACCTGCGTACCAAGGGAAAGAATGGCACCAACGACTCCTACGCCATCATCCAAGTGGCCAAAGACAAGTTTTCTACCTCCGTGGCTGAGAAGTCTGTCGATCCGGTGTGGAAAGAAGAGGCTTCGTTCGACCTGCCGCTCTTCCACCCGGGAAACGCTGAGCGCTGTATGCTATATATCATAGTAATGCACCGTGCCCAAGTAGGGCTGGACAAGTTCCTGGGCCAAACTGTGATAAACCTGCTGCAGCTTTATGACAACAAGGCTCGCAAAAAGACAGA ATGGTTCAAGCTGGTGGACAAAACGGGAAAAGAGGACAAGGCACGAGGAGAAGTGCTGCTAGATATCCAGTTTATGAGAAACAATATGTCAGCCAGCATGTTTGAcctttccatgcaggacaaacCACGCTCTCGCATTTCCAAGATAAAGGACAAAGTGCGAGGGAAGAAAAAGGATGGTTTCTCCGACTCGGCCTCAGCGATTGTGCCCTCTGTCAGCCAGGTCCTCACAGACAGTGAGGGCGAGGCTGACGCGCAGTCACTTAACCAATCTCCAgatgagaaaaagaaatctaAGCTCAAAAAGCTCTTTGCCCCCAAATCAAACTTGCAGCGTAACATCTCACAGTCCATGTCCACACTGGGGACGCTGCCTGAGAAGAATTCATCTCTGAGTGGCAGCCGCTCATCTGGTCTCAATGTCAACTCTCCTGATG TTAAGAAGAAATTCAAATTGGGACACAAACGAACCGGCAGCTCTGACAGCAAGGTGtctttgggtcctttctccctGCTGGGCCGCTCCAAGCAGAGCAACAGTGACCTGAACAACCTGTGCATTAACGGCAGCCATGTGtacacagaggagacagaacCCAAGAGTGGATCTACTCTCAGTCTAAACAGCTCTGGTCGAGGCTCTGTGGAAGATGTCCGCAAACACACTTCTGATCTCTCTGCAGATGCTTTCAGGAGTGTATCTGTCCCATCAACAGACAGAGCATCACAAGAACAACAGCACCatcaagaggaggaggaaagaaggCAAGCAGAAGAAAGGCGCATAGCAGAAGCAAAGAGGattgaggaagaggagaaacacAGGGCACAGCTCAAGAGgctgcaggaggaagaggagcgtaGACTGCAAGAGgaacaggagaggaagagacGCTTCCTGGAGGATGAGGCCAGGAGGAAGAAACAGATGGAGGAGGACGAGAGGCGAAAGCAAGAAGAGCAACGCAAGATGATGGAAGCAGCAGAAAATCAGCGGCTTGAGGAGGAGCGTCGTCGAGCAGAGGAGCAGAAACGTCAGGAGGAGGCGTCCATGAGTGACAGACTGTCGTCCTTGTTCGGGATGatcaagaagaaggaggagaaaaaggaggaggTACAGCTGCCCACCCCAGCCCGTACTTTGGATGCGCAAGATCCCAATCAGCCTGTCTCCCGTCATTCCACCAACCCATTTGAGGACATCACCCTCAGCTCAGATGTTTCTCTAAGCAGCAACGTCAGCCCAACCGATCATCAGAAATCCAGCAGCAAGGCACAAACCCCCTCTGCCATGGTCTTCCTTAACCGCACCGCAAAAGTGTCTGCAGTCAAACCCAG GCCTCATCCCGTGAAGCCTATGAGCACATCAGAGAGCCAGAGCGTCCACGCTATGAAAGAGATAAAGGTCCGGGACAGCACACCAGCGAAGATAAAG atgATGGACTCTGTGGAAAGTGGACCGTACACTCAGCTGACTCAGGAGGAGCTGATCACAATGGTGGTGAAGCAGCAGGCTGACCTTACCAAGAAGGACGCCAAGATCGTTGAGCTTGAGGAATACATAGACAACCTGTTGGTCCGTGTCATTGAGGAGAAGCCGAGTATCCTGTATGCCCTCAATGCTGCCAAGCCAGTGTAA